A genome region from Numida meleagris isolate 19003 breed g44 Domestic line chromosome 14, NumMel1.0, whole genome shotgun sequence includes the following:
- the TCTN1 gene encoding tectonic-1 produces MAAALRLGLLLFLSPLRSAESSTEFPSSPEAPSKTRATAWEQARSRPAPLTDVAKLCVCDLLVAQCDVNCCCDPDCSEADFSLFTTCSVPIVTGDSRLCSQKAAIYSLDTEANPPERVFKLVDHVNPSVFCIHATNYEQALSFSSPEIPTAENFDQLLKKFGSATFSAEPDSWSMSSDASDPSDANETYRYEYGVPIQTVDAFLRLPSPVVSSWCSDANPAGFLIHQATKCIRSISVESCGNIQAVSMLFYINSSILAVPKSSQMVNITVRSIVVQSLNGMRTLLSSNVIRHPMISDELCINIVLGVSYHVTYTDTGEIIEAAASFVLGAVNKEALSIQQSFEISFTQVNTNPVPFSGNPGYVVGLAVRAGFKPQGSGIIQNTNKYGQLTILQSTANQDCLTAQEARTPVLFGYNMISGCKLRITAAMNCQTLAQALRDLLMGQSFPEYVASFGNSQAQDVRDWVPITHLHTSEQSSCQIPVALEMEVKWTKYGSLVNPQARIVNVTATTTTTALKQLPLGRERTIPITSSVVFSDISSPAEPGYKAWPTINAKLPHDFFFPFV; encoded by the exons ATGGCGGCGGCGCTGAGGCTTGGCCTGCTTCTTTTCTTGTCGCCGCTCCGGTCAGCCGAGTCCAGCACCGAGTTCCCATCCAGCCCAGAGGCGCCATCGAAGACCCGTGCAACTGCCTGGGAGCAGGCTCGCAGCAGGCCGGCCCCGCTCACGGACG TTGCCAAGCTGTGTGTTTGTGATCTTTTGGTGGCACAGTGTGATGTAAATTGCTGTTGTGACCCTGACTGCAGTGAAGCAGATTTCAGTCTCTTTACTACATGTTCAGTTCCTATTGTCAC AGGTGACAGCCGTCTTTGTAGTCAGAAAGCTGCTATATATTCACTTGATACTGAAGCAAATCCACCAGAAAGAGTATTTAAATTAGTTGACCACGTCAATCCCAGTGTTTTCTGCATTCATGCTACAAACT ATGAACAAGCACTCTCCTTTAGTTCCCCTGAAATACCTACTGCTGAAAATTTTGATCAACTGCTTAAAAAGTTTGGAAGTGCTACTTTCAGTGCTGAGCCTGACAGCTGGAGTATGAGCTCAGATGCTTCAGATCCTTCTGATGCAAATGAAACTTACAGATATGAG TATGGTGTTCCTATACAGACGGTGGATGCATTTCTCAGGCTGCCCAGTCCCGTTGTCTCCTCTTGGTGCTCTGATGCAAACCCTGCAG GGTTCTTAATACACCAGGCTACAAAATGCATTCGATCAATCAGTGTGGAAAGCTGTGGCAACATTCAAGCAGTTAGTATGCTGTTTTATATCAACTCCAGCATCTTAGCA GTGCCTAAATCAAGTCAGATG gttaATATCACTGTCCGGTCCATTGTTGTCCAGTCTCTGAATGGAATGCGGACTTTACTTAGCAGCAATGTCATCAGGCACCCTATGATTTCAGATGAACTATGCATAAATATAGTTCTTGGG gtgAGTTATCATGTTACATACACAGACACAGGAGAAATAATAGAAGCAGCTGCTTCTTTTGTCTTGGGAGCAGTTAACAAAGAAGCACTTTCAATACAACAGAGCTTTGAAATCAGCTTTACTCAG GTAAATACAAATCCAGTTCCTTTCAGTGGTAATCCTGGTTATGTTGTTGGACTGGCTGTAAGAGCAGGCTTCAAGCCACAAGG ATCAGGCATCATTCAGAATACTAACAAATACGGTCAGCTCACTATTCTGCAAAGTACAGCCAACCAGGATTGTCTCACAGCACAGGAAGCCAGAACCCCAGTTTTATTTGGTTACAACATGATATCAGGCTGTAAGTTACG AATTACAGCAGCTATGAATTGCCAGACCTTGGCTCAGGCCCTCCGAGATTTACTGATGGGACAAAGCTTTCCTGAGTATGTGGCCTCATTTGGAAATTCTCAAGCCCAGGATGTGCGTGACTGGGTGCCAATAACTCACCTCCACACCTCAGAACAG AGCTCCTGCCAAATACCAGTAGCGCTTGAAATGGAAGTGAAGTGGACTAAATATGGATCCCTCGTCAATCCACAAGCCAGAATAGTAAATGTTACAGCAACAACCACTACTACGGCACTGAAGCAG CTTCCTTTGGGAAGAGAAAGGACTATTCCTATAACgagttctgttgttttctctgaTATTTCTTCACCTGCAGAGCCAGGCTATAAAGCTTGGCCCACCATTAATGCCAAGTTACCCCAtgactttttcttcccatttgtCTAA
- the HVCN1 gene encoding voltage-gated hydrogen channel 1 has translation MSRYLKHFTVVGDDPIQWSNDYQKWEEEEEDNGEKDSEIQLEPSRGRVTFQDVMKKLFSSRRFQIVIVFLVIVDALLVLGELLMDLKIIHPDKYHIAPKVFHYLSLSILTIFLVEVGFKIFVYGREFFHHKFEVLDSIVVVVSFILDLVLLFREHEFEAVGLLILLRLWRVARIINGIILSVKTRSEQQVSKLKQVNLKLATKVEQLQHSCVEKEQEIERLTKMLKQHGLISQQT, from the exons ATGTCCCGGTACCTGAAACACTTCACGGTGGTGGGGGACGACCCCATACAGTGGAGCAACGATTATCAGAaatgggaggaagaggaggaagacaaTGGGGAGAAGGACTCGGAGATCCAACTGGAGCCCTCCCGGGGCCGCGTCACCTTCCAAGATGTGATGAAGAAGCTCTTCAGTTCTCGCAGGTTTCAG ATTGTCATTGTCTTCTTGGTCATTGTGGATGCCTTGCTGGTCCTTGGGGAATTGCTGATGGACTTGAAGATCATCCATCCAGACAAATATCACATAGCCCCAAAG GTTTTCCACTACCTCTCCCTTTCCATTCTCACCATCTTCCTGGTTGAGGTGGGGTTTAAAATCTTCGTTTATGGCCGGGAGTTCTTCCACCACAAGTTTGAAGTGCTGGACAGCATCGTCGTCGTCGTGTCGTTCATCCTCGACCTCGTCCTCCTCTTTCGGGAGCACGAGTTTGAAGCTGTGGGGCTCCTGATTCTGCTGCGGCTGTGGCGTGTGGCCAGGATCATCAACG GAATAATTTTATCAGTGAAGACCCGCTCTGAACAACAAGTGTCCAAGCTAAAGCAGGTGAACCTGAAACTCGCAACAAAGGTTGAACAACTTCAACACAGCTGCGTGGAGAAG GAGCAAGAAATTGAGAGGCTTACTAAGATGTTAAAACAGCATGGACTCATCAGCCAGCAAACATAG